One window from the genome of [Clostridium] celerecrescens 18A encodes:
- a CDS encoding ABC transporter permease subunit encodes MKNRGKTDGKIFLLMITIALFVTMYIAGIIIFNSKGFAKPQVFLNLFISNAGLIVIAAGMTMVMITGGIDISVGSVVALTCMMLAWMMEVKGIGAVPALLTVLVIGIFFGLAQGFFIAYLKIQPFIVTLAGMFFARGMTAIISQEMISVKNELFLKWAKSKINLTFLGGTVNKKGVVNYPFLYPSVIIALVVLVLVFVALKYTKFGRTIYAVGGNEQSALMMGLNVKRTKLLVYVINGFLCALGGFLFCLNTCAGFVEQAKGFEMEAIASAVIGGTLLSGGVGNVFGSLFGVLIKGTIETFITFQGTLSSWWTKITIAALLAFFILLQSLFAKAKEK; translated from the coding sequence ATGAAGAACAGAGGGAAGACAGACGGAAAAATATTTCTGCTTATGATCACCATTGCCCTTTTCGTGACAATGTACATAGCCGGAATCATAATTTTTAACAGCAAAGGATTTGCAAAGCCCCAGGTATTTTTAAACCTTTTCATTTCCAATGCCGGTCTGATCGTGATTGCGGCAGGCATGACCATGGTCATGATCACAGGAGGGATTGATATTTCCGTTGGTTCTGTGGTGGCCCTTACCTGCATGATGCTGGCCTGGATGATGGAAGTAAAGGGAATTGGAGCTGTTCCGGCTCTTTTGACTGTTCTGGTCATAGGCATCTTTTTTGGCCTGGCCCAGGGATTTTTTATTGCATACCTAAAAATACAGCCATTTATCGTGACCCTGGCAGGAATGTTCTTTGCCAGAGGCATGACGGCCATCATCAGCCAGGAAATGATCAGCGTAAAGAATGAGCTGTTTTTAAAATGGGCGAAGAGTAAAATTAATTTGACCTTTCTCGGAGGAACCGTAAATAAAAAGGGTGTGGTGAACTATCCCTTCCTTTATCCAAGCGTTATCATCGCGTTGGTGGTATTGGTGCTGGTCTTCGTGGCTCTAAAATATACGAAGTTCGGGCGGACGATTTATGCGGTAGGCGGAAACGAGCAATCTGCGCTGATGATGGGGCTAAATGTAAAGCGCACAAAGCTTTTGGTGTATGTCATAAACGGCTTTTTATGTGCATTAGGCGGATTTCTGTTCTGTTTAAATACCTGTGCGGGCTTTGTGGAACAGGCAAAGGGTTTTGAGATGGAAGCCATCGCATCGGCAGTTATTGGGGGGACACTGCTTTCCGGAGGTGTGGGAAATGTGTTCGGAAGCCTGTTTGGGGTCTTAATAAAGGGAACCATAGAGACATTCATTACCTTCCAGGGGACGCTTTCATCCTGGTGGACGAAGATCACCATTGCGGCGCTGCTGGCATTTTTTATTCTTCTTCAAAGCCTGTTTGCCAAGGCAAAGGAGAAGTAA
- a CDS encoding MATE family efflux transporter: protein MKKFIGNKAFYRMVLTIAIPIMVQNGITNFVSLLDNIMVGMVGTEQMSGVAIVNQLIFVFNISIFGIISGAGIFGAQFFGCGRHDGVRHTFRFKIICCALLSAVAVALFYFLGEDMIAMYLHGEGNDAELATALMHGRRYMLVMLIGLVPFAIEQAYVSTLRECGETVVPMKAGIVAVLVNLVFNYILIFGKLGAPVLGVMGAAIATVMARFVEAAVIIVWTHRNPKKNPFISGAYNSFYIPAGLVRNIFIKGTPLIVNEALWAAGVATLMQCYSVRGLTAVAGLNISSTIGNVFNVVYLALGSAVSIIVGQLLGAGKMEEARDTDTKLIAFSIGSCVFMGGLLAITAPLFPMIYNTTDEVRSLAVQFIRILALCMPMNAFMNVAYFTLRSGGKTFITFLFDSVFMWVVSIPVAYTLSRYTIIPIVPLYFMCQMVEIIKCIVGFVLVKKGVWIHNIVLGQED from the coding sequence ATGAAAAAATTTATCGGAAATAAGGCGTTTTACAGAATGGTGTTAACAATCGCCATTCCCATTATGGTTCAAAATGGGATCACAAACTTTGTCAGCCTGCTGGATAATATTATGGTGGGTATGGTAGGGACAGAGCAGATGTCCGGCGTGGCTATTGTAAACCAGCTGATCTTTGTCTTTAACATCAGTATTTTTGGAATCATATCGGGAGCAGGTATCTTCGGCGCCCAGTTCTTTGGCTGCGGAAGGCATGACGGAGTGCGGCATACATTCCGGTTTAAAATCATCTGCTGCGCGCTTCTGTCTGCGGTTGCAGTGGCTTTGTTCTACTTCTTAGGAGAAGATATGATTGCCATGTATCTCCATGGAGAGGGGAATGATGCGGAGCTTGCGACAGCACTGATGCATGGAAGGCGGTATATGCTTGTCATGCTGATTGGTTTGGTACCCTTTGCGATTGAGCAGGCTTATGTCAGTACTTTGAGGGAGTGCGGGGAAACGGTAGTACCCATGAAAGCCGGAATTGTGGCAGTCCTGGTAAATCTTGTGTTTAATTATATCCTGATTTTTGGAAAGCTTGGAGCCCCGGTTCTGGGTGTAATGGGGGCGGCAATAGCAACCGTTATGGCCAGATTCGTAGAAGCAGCGGTCATAATAGTCTGGACTCATAGGAACCCGAAAAAGAATCCGTTTATTTCAGGAGCTTATAACAGCTTTTATATACCGGCTGGCCTTGTGAGGAATATCTTTATTAAGGGGACACCTCTTATCGTAAACGAAGCCCTTTGGGCTGCGGGAGTGGCAACTTTGATGCAGTGCTACTCTGTGAGGGGATTGACTGCTGTGGCAGGCCTTAATATATCCTCAACCATAGGAAATGTATTTAATGTGGTTTACTTAGCCCTTGGAAGTGCGGTCTCTATCATTGTGGGACAGCTTTTAGGAGCCGGAAAAATGGAAGAAGCCAGGGATACGGACACGAAACTGATTGCCTTTTCCATTGGTTCTTGCGTGTTCATGGGAGGACTTTTAGCAATCACAGCCCCTCTGTTCCCTATGATCTACAATACCACGGACGAGGTCAGGAGCCTGGCCGTCCAGTTTATCCGCATACTGGCTTTGTGTATGCCAATGAACGCATTCATGAACGTGGCTTATTTTACCCTGCGATCCGGTGGAAAGACGTTTATCACCTTTTTGTTTGACAGTGTTTTCATGTGGGTGGTCAGCATTCCGGTTGCCTATACTCTCAGCCGGTATACTATCATTCCTATCGTACCGCTATATTTCATGTGCCAGATGGTGGAGATCATAAAATGCATTGTTGGCTTTGTGCTGGTGAAAAAAGGCGTGTGGATCCATAACATTGTGTTGGGGCAGGAAGATTAA